A single genomic interval of Antricoccus suffuscus harbors:
- a CDS encoding class I SAM-dependent methyltransferase, giving the protein MPEGHEYAEDYYDFSRPESGIKSKVDTIRDSFIRRQVLKRVSGGALLDVGCGIGMFLETMAGEFDLYGVDISDYAIKVCAQRLPDAKLAVGSLIEGLPFDRTFDVISAINVMEHLEDPLGAASVVRSRLRPGGLFVTHLPTIGNKVQARLYKSSYDQDPTHIYRPSGPAYQRLVSSAGFKCTFQTYAPFVGAPLWRVLKAHPAHLAIFEAL; this is encoded by the coding sequence CGCCGAGGACTACTACGACTTCTCTCGTCCGGAGTCTGGCATCAAGAGCAAAGTTGACACAATCCGTGACTCCTTCATCCGTCGCCAGGTTCTCAAGCGGGTGTCCGGCGGTGCGCTGCTCGATGTCGGCTGCGGCATTGGAATGTTCCTCGAGACCATGGCCGGCGAGTTTGATCTCTACGGCGTCGACATCTCCGACTACGCGATCAAGGTGTGCGCGCAGCGTCTGCCGGATGCCAAGCTTGCGGTGGGCAGCCTCATCGAGGGTCTTCCGTTCGACCGCACCTTCGACGTCATCAGCGCCATCAACGTGATGGAACACCTGGAAGATCCACTCGGCGCCGCGAGCGTCGTACGGTCTCGGCTACGTCCGGGCGGGCTGTTTGTCACGCACCTGCCGACGATCGGCAACAAGGTGCAGGCGCGTCTTTACAAGAGTTCCTACGATCAGGACCCGACCCATATCTATCGCCCCAGCGGTCCGGCGTACCAGCGGCTCGTTTCGTCGGCTGGGTTCAAGTGCACGTTTCAGACGTACGCGCCGTTCGTCGGCGCGCCACTGTGGCGGGTGTTGAAGGCGCATCCTGCGCACCTCGCCATCTTCGAAGCGCTTTAG
- a CDS encoding response regulator, protein MIDVLLADDQALIRDGFRALIDREDDMRVVAEASDGAEAVTLARQFRPTVVLMDIRMPNLDGLAATRRILEQDPAPRVLMLTTFDRDDWIYEALHAGASGFLLKDVRGTQLTDAVRTVAGGESLVAPSITRRFIEQYLLARQSSVPPVAMAALTEREVEVLRLIALGLSNAEIAQRLFIGHSTVKTYVNRLLTKLALRDRTQAVIYAYESRIVVAGRADQTDS, encoded by the coding sequence GTGATCGACGTACTCCTCGCCGATGACCAAGCCTTGATCCGTGACGGGTTCCGCGCTCTGATCGACCGAGAAGACGACATGCGGGTGGTCGCCGAGGCGTCCGACGGCGCCGAAGCCGTCACGCTCGCGAGACAATTTCGGCCCACCGTTGTCCTGATGGACATCCGCATGCCCAACCTCGACGGGCTCGCCGCCACCCGCCGGATCCTCGAGCAAGACCCTGCACCCCGGGTGCTCATGCTGACGACGTTCGACCGTGACGACTGGATTTATGAGGCGCTGCACGCCGGCGCAAGCGGGTTCCTTCTGAAGGACGTGCGCGGCACTCAGCTGACTGACGCCGTACGCACCGTCGCCGGCGGCGAGTCGCTGGTCGCGCCGTCAATCACCCGCCGGTTCATCGAGCAATATCTTCTCGCGCGCCAATCCTCGGTGCCGCCCGTCGCCATGGCCGCGCTAACCGAACGCGAGGTCGAGGTGCTGCGACTAATCGCACTTGGCCTGTCCAACGCCGAGATCGCACAGCGACTCTTCATCGGACACTCCACCGTGAAGACCTACGTCAACCGGCTACTGACAAAGCTCGCGCTACGCGACCGGACTCAGGCAGTGATCTACGCATACGAAAGCCGCATCGTCGTCGCCGGTCGCGCCGATCAAACCGACTCATGA
- a CDS encoding L,D-transpeptidase encodes MVTTIGPHAAHRLARSVIALALGAALLAGCSPATTKSTAQASSSATSEAAGSARSGPAKSTDAQASNAESPTPAEAPATTAQPPVTSYSADPSVAPVVNLGPPPAGYVTPRADCPTEAKACVDLTNNMTWLQVDGAVIFGPVQHIAGRPGYRTEPGMHKVFWKNIDHVSSIFGTPMPYAVFFTASGMAFHEGALSEPSHGCVHLTHDIALAYWNNLQSGDEVYVFGEAQY; translated from the coding sequence ATGGTCACGACCATCGGACCGCACGCTGCTCACCGTCTCGCTCGGTCAGTGATCGCACTAGCGCTCGGTGCGGCGCTTCTCGCCGGATGTTCGCCGGCGACCACTAAGTCAACTGCGCAGGCAAGCTCGTCGGCGACATCGGAAGCCGCGGGGAGTGCGCGCTCGGGTCCGGCCAAGTCAACCGACGCGCAGGCCTCGAATGCAGAGTCACCGACCCCCGCCGAAGCACCGGCCACTACCGCCCAGCCGCCCGTCACGTCGTACTCCGCCGATCCCAGCGTCGCGCCCGTCGTCAACCTCGGGCCGCCTCCTGCAGGGTATGTAACGCCGCGCGCCGACTGCCCGACCGAGGCCAAAGCCTGCGTCGACCTCACCAACAACATGACGTGGCTGCAGGTCGACGGCGCAGTCATCTTCGGCCCGGTCCAGCACATCGCCGGACGTCCGGGCTATCGCACAGAGCCTGGCATGCACAAAGTCTTCTGGAAGAATATCGACCACGTGTCGTCGATCTTCGGCACACCGATGCCCTACGCGGTGTTCTTCACTGCCAGTGGAATGGCCTTCCACGAGGGAGCTCTGTCGGAGCCGTCACACGGCTGCGTCCACCTCACCCACGACATCGCACTCGCCTACTGGAACAACCTGCAGTCCGGCGACGAGGTGTATGTCTTCGGTGAGGCGCAGTACTGA